A stretch of the Nicotiana tabacum cultivar K326 chromosome 6, ASM71507v2, whole genome shotgun sequence genome encodes the following:
- the LOC107763946 gene encoding uncharacterized protein LOC107763946: MSSSSKDDQSSNSPPSDSSSSDSSSNSPPSSSSGSPPSPSSSSNSPSSDSSSNSPPSQDNSSSSNDSNSQSPPSQSNSSPSPPSGDSNNSSSSGDNNNGNNNNNIDNSNGNNNNNNGNNNGNNSSNHNNNDNNSNNNNNNGNNNGNNNNNGNNNGNNNNNNGDSNNDNNNDNKNNNNNNGSNNNGNSNNNNNNDHSNTNNNNNNKSSPPSKSSNSNGGSPPPPPPPPPPPPPPPSPFSPNSGALSPPKHKSPPSKSDVDHNGKSNDNGTAIIVGVAAGAGLLLLVMLVFLISCCKRKRRRPRDQMGYYRDNSHGGKSTDYYNSGQYGNWHNNKVQSTEHMVKMPTPQPVSTNVSSELSWPIAPPPPPPMMSSSEMSSAAFSGPHQPPLPPPHPSMALGFNQSSFTYDDLSAATGGFSKANLLGQGGFGFVHKGVLPNGKEIAVKSLKANSGQGEREFQAEVEIISRVHHRHLVSLVGYCIAGSQRLLVYEFVPNGTLEYHLHGPGRPVMDFPTRLKIALGSAKGFAYLHEDCHPRIIHRDIKAANILLDHNCEAKVADFGLAKLSSDTNTHVSTRIMGTFGYLAPEYASSGKLTEKSDVYSYGVMLLELITGRRPIDINSDDDTLVEWARPILVRATEGGNYDELIDPRLEGNFDAQEMLCMVACAAASIRHSARRRPKMSQIVRALEGDVSLDDLNEGMKKSHSAMFGSGESSEYDGGSYDVKKFRKSGMSSQEFTGSEHGTTGEFVHSAGESQELRQKKLSP; encoded by the exons ATGTCTTCATCATCTAAGGATGATCAATCATCCAATTCGCCACCTTCAGATTCATCCTCTTCggattcttcatcaaattcaccGCCATCATCCTCATCTGGTTCACCCCCTTCACCTTCATCCTCTTCAAATTCCCCATCGTCTGACTCATCATCAAATTCTCCGCCATCCCAAGATAATTCATCTTCATCGAATGATTCAAATTCCCAATCTCCCCCTTCTCAAAGTAATTCATCACCTTCTCCGCCATCTGGGGATAGTAATAACTCATCTTCTTCCGGGGATAATAACAACggcaataataacaacaacattgACAATAGCAAcgggaacaacaacaataacaacggcAACAACAATGGGAACAACAGCAGCAAtcacaacaacaatgacaataatagtaataataacaacaacaatggaaacaacaacggcaacaacaacaacaatggtaaTAACAacggtaacaacaacaacaacaatggtgatagcaacaacgacaacaacaatgataacaagaacaacaacaacaataatgggagcaataACAACggcaatagcaacaacaataacaataatgatCATAGCAAcactaacaataataataacaataaatctTCACCTCCATCAAAATCCTCAAATTCAAATGGTGGTTCGCCGCCTCCTCCACCCCCACCACCtcctccaccaccaccaccaccatctcCCTTTTCTCCCAACTCTGGAGCTCTTTCCCCTCCGAAGCATAAGTCGCCACCGAGCAAGTCGGACGTAGATCATAATGGCAAATCTAACGATAACGGGACAGCCATCATTGTAGGAGTTGCTGCAGGAGCAGGACTATTACTTCTTGTCATGCTAGTCTTCCTTATATCTTGTTGCAAACGCAAAAGGAGAAGGCCACGTGACCAAATGGGCTACTACAGGGACAATTCTCATGGAGGCAAGA GTACTGACTACTATAATAGTGGACAATATGGGAATTGGCACAACAACAAAGTTCAATCTACTGAACATATGGTAAAGATGCCTACTCCTCAACCTGTCAGTACTAATGTAAGTTCAGAACTCAGTTGGCCAATAGCACCTCCACCACCACCTCCAATGATGAGCAGCAGTGAAATGAGTTCTGCTGCTTTCTCTGGTCCACATCAACCTCCATTGCCACCTCCACATCCATCAATGGCTCTTGGTTTTAACCAAAGCAGTTTCACGTATGACGATTTGTCAGCAGCAACTGGAGGATTTTCTAAGGCCAATCTTTTGGGACAAGGTGGTTTTGGATTTGTACATAAAGGGGTGTTGCCTAATGGTAAGGAGATAGCAGTTAAAAGTCTGAAAGCAAATAGTGGGCAAGGTGAACGAGAATTTCAAGCTGAGGTTGAGATCATTAGTCGTGTCCATCATCGCCATCTTGTATCTTTAGTTGGATATTGCATTGCTGGATCTCAAAGGTTGTTGGTGTATGAGTTTGTTCCTAATGGCACTCTTGAATATCACCTTCATG GACCTGGTCGCCCAGTTATGGACTTCCCTACGAGGCTTAAAATTGCACTTGGATCTGCCAAAGGTTTTGCCTACCTTCATGAAGATT GCCACCCTCGCATCATTCACAGAGACATTAAAGCTGCAAATATCCTACTGGACCATAACTGTGAAGCTAAG GTGGCTGATTTTGGACTAGCTAAGCTTTCCTCAGACACTAATACACATGTGTCAACACGTATCATGGGTACCTTTGG GTACTTGGCACCAGAATACGCTTCAAGTGGCAAGCTAACTGAAAAGTCAGACGTTTATTCTTATGGTGTTATGCTTTTGGAACTTATAACTGGGCGTCGTCCTATCGACATTAACAGTGATGATGACACCTTAGTTGAGTGG GCTAGGCCAATTCTCGTTCGTGCAACAGAGGGTGGAAACTATGATGAATTGATAGATCCACGTTTGGAGGGAAATTTTGATGCCCAAGAGATGCTATGTATGGTGGCTTGTGCTGCTGCATCCATCAGACATTCTGCAAGAAGACGTCCAAAAATGAGTCAG ATTGTACGTGCTTTGGAAGGTGATGTTTCTCTGGATGATTTGAACGAGGGAATGAAAAAGAGCCATAGCGCAATGTTTGGTTCTGGTGAAAGTTCCGAATACGACGGAGGTTCATATGACGTTAAAAAGTTCAGGAAATCTGGAATGTCGAGCCAAGAATTCACAGGCAGTGAACATGGTACTACTGGTGAATTTGTCCATTCCGCTggtgaatctcaagaacttcggCAGAAAAAACTCAGTCCTTGA